The genomic DNA CAGCCCGGTGTTTTCGGTGATGATTTCAAAACAGAAGGTCAGGTGCTGCGGCACCACCGCGGCCATCCTTCCAACGGCAAGATTGATGGCCTGGAGCTTCTCCACGCCGTGGCGCGTCATTTCCTCCTGGACAATATCCACAATGTTCTGGGCAAGGGACATCTCATGCATGAAACTCAACCGGCCAGCCTTATAATTTCTTTTAATATTTTATTCACCCTGCCGTGACCCTGTCAAATAAATTGTGACCCGGCCCGGCGGGCAGGGAGCCTGCCAGCTGCGGTCTGGAGACTGATTTTGGGGTAAAAAGAAGTTCCCTGCCATCAACTAGCAGAAATAATTGATATAATAAGACAGGTTGCCTGCAAGGCCGCCTGGCCAGGCTTGCAATTGATGAGGTGAAGGAATATACTTGAACACAGTTTTTCAAGAAGGCATGCCCCTTTTTTCATTTGACCTTAAGTGAAAATGGGAATCAAGCTGTCCTGTCGGTAATACCAGTATGAAAGATGACACCAAGCTGCCCGGGCCGAAAGATTTACAGAAAGAGCTGGCCGACTACCTTTCCCGGAAGTACGGAGAGCGGGTCAAGGTCATCTCGCCGGTGATCATGCGGACCGAATTAAACAAGGATGAAAGCGATGGCAGGGAAGCCAAACCCTCTTCCCTGAATCAGGTCAATTTCCGCCTCAAGCCGGAGGAACTCAAGGAGTTCCTGGACCAGTACATTATCAAGCAGGATGAGGCCAAGACCATTGTCGCCACCAAGGTCTGCACGCATTTTAACCGGGCCGAATTCGACCGGCGGCTGCCTCAGGAAGACGGCGGCCGC from Deltaproteobacteria bacterium includes the following:
- the hypA gene encoding hydrogenase maturation nickel metallochaperone HypA; its protein translation is MSFMHEMSLAQNIVDIVQEEMTRHGVEKLQAINLAVGRMAAVVPQHLTFCFEIITENTGLAGTALHIREVPLTYRCLACGHEFTADEMAFICPECSEADPKLEKGRELTIENIEVAD